The Elaeis guineensis isolate ETL-2024a chromosome 5, EG11, whole genome shotgun sequence DNA segment CAAAAACTTGAGTGTTCTCTATAAAACGGAAGTCCCTCCCTTCCTCAGTCGTCAATCATCAAAAAATCCCTCTTCGATTTCTTCTTTCTCCCGATTTTTCTTGTGTCTTTGCTCTCGAATTTTTCAAAAATCTGGGCCAAATACCGTCGGATAAAGAGCTAAGATCCTCTAATCTAGAAGTTAATTAATTTTACCATCTTCCTCAGCCTTTAAACCCTAAGTTTCGACCGACAATCATCggatttcttttgaaaaaaattatctccTATTTTGGGTTGTTTTCGCTCCTCTTTCTTTTTGGTTTTTCGGCATCGATGGTCACCACCGACCGTCGGTCTGGATTTTTTGGGCTGCATAGTCATAGCTCCTATAGCCACTGGCCACCCCCATGCAGCACAGTGCTTCTAGTCCAAAGAACAAAAAGGGAGATCATGGTCCCATGTTCTGTTTAaacaaaggaagaagaaagaagaaagaggaaaagaaaaagaaaagacaaaaaaaagaaggaaaaaaaaaagagaaaagaaagaataggaaaaaaagaaatagaCTCTCTCCTGTtgtctctctttcctttcttttactctctaatttctctctccattttttctctttaaaattttttctttctagattatttatctcttttcatgaatttctctctctagaattatatCTCTCTAGAATTTAtctttttagaatttattaagaaaaaaaaaatattttaatgagtttgaatgattttaACGAAGAGATTCTAATCCATGATCGCTGATTGGCATGTTGATATCCCTCTTGATCAAACTAAATATTATTAGATTTTGTCGTCCATCATTTTGTTGAATTATCTAGGAGTAATTGATTCATGATTTGATGAAAATCATCTTGTTCAGATCAATTGAGATGTTGGActatgtcacctgatcaattcaaattgtaccttataaattctctctctactgatttttctctctccacttaatTTATGAACTCAATAAAAGATTTTCAATCTTATcactttgaatttgatttgaactaAATAGTCATTCTCTGAACCATTTATATCCTAATTGGATCTTAAtcgaaagaaattaaaaaaaaattagatgatcgaaccAATTTAAACCATTGAGTATGGTatttatattttttctgattATTGGACTTGATCTTGTATAGGGGTTGTAGATACCTGATAATCGGATActgtgatatgatttatgaactgaagattttggaaagatatttttaaaattatatggatTTGTGAGAATATGTacgagataagtaatgtttcactttttctagatttatcagtaaattataatatatttttttgatatgatttatgaaatgatgcatgaattagatgaatgatatttttttatagaaaatatcttattttgatatgttatgatgaagcatgattgaatatattgatttcattatgcattatattgattaattttgataccggatgattatatatttttttattgaattagaATAAGagatataatttatgaagaattttgacttaagaatgatatgaattgacaatctgactatataaaggaccccgccaatgggagtTAATACGTTAACAATTGATTTGTTTTGAAGATTTATGTCACCAGTGAGACCAGTGATATATCGCCAGCGAGATCAGTGACAAaccgccagcaaaaccagcggttccgaaggattttgctgccagatgattcgcagcttaccacaagaagatacgcggtgtcaTGACTctgtcatagaaaaaatatgatcatagttcatggttgataagaagaacttaagagatttgatgaatttaagatgataaatataatttgaaattgtgatgaattaaaaatttatatatgaatatttgatagTACGAtgaattaaaatatgaatttttgAACTATGTATTTattatgttattatcagtaaactgaTATGTGTAAtattattgtctgatttattcagttaaagataTACATTATTTCTAGGCTATTTAGCTCACGGtgagttttctatttttttttataagtttaaaaaattagcatgatgcggaatTTCTATTGGGAGTGTGATTAGAGACGGAGTTAGCTTACTTTATTTGATTTATGATTTCTTTAGAATTGATGCaaaatcttattttaatattaactttgtcaaatatttatttttcttttgatactgagttttgatttgttatttgaactaacatttgatcattaaatattgaaatttatttaGCCGTTTGTTTATGATATCataatgagatgccttgcatgcttatggaaagagttttttatgagtatgcggtggttgccatgaccttcgactcacaatctcggatcagGGCCgtgacaaaaaaattattttgcactGCTTGCGGTGTAAAAATTTTGACGTGGAGCACATCACTTTGCTCTATTGGATCACATGACCACTGCTTTCCAACGTACATTTAATATTCATAGTTctactttttttatttaaaattttgaataataaaaatatcttttttaaaattatgatatttcttcttaaaaattacgttatcccttcacaaaaattatgacatctctgtaaaaaaatttaatttagtatTTATTGCAGGGGTGTTATAATTTTGTTGAAGGGGTGTCGTAATTTTTATaaagggatgtcataattctgtgaaaagatatttatgacatttcttcataaaaattatgacactcctttataaaaattatgatatttttgtaGAAAAGTTCAGTTTAACTTTTTTGcagagatgttataatttttgtgaaggaatatcataattttaaaaaaaaatattataattttaaaaaaatatttttattatttaaattttaaataaaaaaattatagatatttaatatatgtaaaaaaatattgaCTATATGATCCAATAAGATAAAATGACGTGCACCACGTTACTTTTTATATACTgtgcgcggtgcacaaagaatctcTCTTTCCGGCAGATCCGTTAAGTCAGGCCCTTGGTACCGATGATTTGGAACCAGAATTGGACGTCCACCGGGTCTCTCCAACGCCATAAAAAGTGGAAAGACCCTCGTTGCTCCCAGATCCCGCATTCCAAATCCTGATATTTCCTTGTTTCCAAGTAACAGCAGTACGTTCTATCTAGAAGCCTCTTTATCCGGGTCCAAGGTGGTTGCCGCTAATCTGGAACGTCTAGACGAACCACCTCCATCATCTACGACATGACGAACAAAAAATTCAATATTTATAGAGTTTTCTCATGAAaatgaggaaagaaagaagaataataGACCTATCTTCCTCCCGCGGAGAACTTTTGGATTTATTTATAGCTCGAATTTTCTGATATCGTATCCTAACAAATTTGGGATCGTGCTAACCTGCGACTGCGCGTCGCCTCTTTCGTGAAAGGATTTTGTTTGACTTGGATTAATAGCTGAGGTCAATGAGCTAGGCCGATGCATATCAGTTTTGGATGGCGATTGTTTCTGATATGCTTGCTTGGCTTGGCCTCAGAATTTGTCTGAGGAAGCCTTACCAGAATGTCTTGGGGGATTTCAGAGTATATTGGGCCGCCATATCATGTCAATCATTTattacaataataatattattttctcttctttcttcctttcttttttttttttttaattttgccccCTCTTTTCTGCATTTGTTACTAGATACGGCGTTATTTCTTGAAAATTAACCTCCAATTCAGGACCTAGAATCTTGTATTTATTCACAAATCGCTAGTTCTGTCTTAATTGGTGTCGCCTGTGTGTTTCTTTTTAATTCTGCACctttttctgtcttttatttatgatcaatttttgttGTCTCGGATTAAAATGTATTTTATCAAAACATCACGTGTCTGTGTGCCATGCCTCGTTGTGCCGCTTCTTGTgtgttgatttggtttagaacagTGGGTAGCAAAAACGCGGCAATTGAGCATGAAAGTTTCCGTTCTTTTGTCGAGTACAAGAAATTGTGCCATGGCGTTCCTTTCATGCTTGCTGTGTCATTGCTAGATTTGGTATATTTTTTAAATgacaatttaaattattttaataatttatattattttttatgagacaaTCTATATAGTTTTGAGAAGAGATGGTCATTCAAATTATTATTTCTCTGCAAATgctgtaataaaaattttagataaaattatttctcaaaaaaatcatataaaattcatTGTCCAACCCTCTTTCCTTCCTCAGCACCTCCATGCTTGTCTCCCACCCATGGCTCCTCTATCTCCCTCCTCCGCCCCCTCACTTGCCTGCGCTCCTCCGCCCCCTCGTTTTcccacggctcctccaccctcatcCCCCACCACCCCTTGTGGCTCCTTTGCACTCATCCCCACCACCCTCAAGGCTCCTCCACGCACGTCCGCCCCCTCCCCCATGCTTGTAGTTCCCAACACCCTTCGATCCGCTGCTTCTCTACGCCACCATGAAGGAAGAAGAGCATCAGGACAaaattattgaaggtattttaaaattttaattttatatttttagtaatttgattgccatactaaacatgtcaatcaagatccTAGTATTTTTATTGCAACATTACTTGTACATaccaaatataataattaatattactgTCAATTTAATGATGGTAATCTATCTTGAAGGTACTCCATATTATCTTCCAAGATTGCTTGGTGATGCACTAAATGTAACCTAAAGGTGAAATGGTTTTGTCCCGATGTCAATGTGGTTTTCTTTGATCGGCACAAAAATCATATTGATCTTATCCTTTCAGTTGGGTTTGCATTGGATCAATGAAAATCTTATATTAATAGTCCAAACTATTGAATGCAATCTATTacctttatatataatatttatacctAAAAATTGTGATTTAGAGATTCCTAATTTATGTATTAAGAGATCAAAAATTAGATAACTTATATGCTTTTTGACCGTGACATATGCAAGCTAAAGATCTCCAAAGCACATGATTTTGAATATATAAGTAGCTTCTTGTTTAACTTGCTACTACTATGATAAttgcttttattttcttttcatctaACTGCTAAGATGTTTCAATTTACCAAGTTATCCCTTACCTATTTGTGGATTCAACAGCAACTAGAAAGGTTGATCTGTTATGGAATCTCCTATTTAGAAGTAGTAGATTTTATCCAATGGCTTAAATTATCAATGTAAAATTTTCAGTGCCCAATTAAAAAAGATTAGAGTTACACGAGGTATTACTTGAACTAAACTATTTTCGCTCAATATATAGGCTAGAGGTCTccaaatgatataattcttgatgcATAACtagttctttctattttttcttattgCCACTATAGAAATCACTTTTATTTGTCTTTCCTCTGGCTACTAAGTTGTTTCAATTCATCAAGTTGTCTCTTACTTATGTATAACTAGTTTGAAAGGTTGACATATTATAGAATCTCTAATTTAAagatagtagatcatatctaacttGATCACAATCCTTTCCGAATAAGCTTGCACGTTGGTGTACCTTTATGATTTGCTTGCACAACTTTGCAATTTAAAGGAGGCTTTCTTGATGACTCATGACAATTTTGTACATTTATATTTTCAACTAATATTTTGGATACAACATCGCACTTGAAACCAGTAATAATCTTGCTTGTACTAATAATGACATCTTCAAGTGAACAATGAGGGTAATGATTAATGATTCATCAGTATATGCATAAAGATGTGCAAAGGGTGAGAAGTTAGGAGGCATGTGGGATTGCCAAAACCTGGACCATAGGCCTCATTGGGCTAGGCATATATGCCTGGGAAAGATCAGCATTGGGAAAGCATTCTTCTCTCTTTACTTCATGTTCTTTTCTTGTTAGTTGTTGGGTCAATTTGAACTTCCACTTTCCTTTAAACAAATCGTCAACCGCGTTCACATGTCTCAACAAACTAACAAGAAAAGAACATTATATTGATGTCATTATGAGCTCACCTATATGATGCCATTATTGTGCTACTGGGACGTTGCATATTCCCAGGATCCAGTTTTGGTAGGTAAATTTAAAGAAGTGCAGTTGTATGCGTATGAGATAGAAATTAGGAAATGAGCATATGAAGAATATGTAGCTTTTAAATATTCTTATTTGCTGTCTTTGCTTTAGTAAATCTGTCATTACAGAATTGCTTTAATAGTCAATCCAATGGAGGTCCTAGATGGGTTTACTACTCTAATCAAGTTCCGAGTTTTCTATCTCAATTTAAAGTATTCACAGCATCAAAGTAACAGAGACAGCAGCCAGTCGACAACTATTTGTTGCAGAACATTACTAAACCATGAGTACAACCCACAACCTATAAGGCATATCCTTTTTGTCTCAATTCCTGAACATAGACCCAATGGATGGATCGCTACGCTCTATGCTTCGCGAACAGCAAGACTAAACATTCTAACATTTAGTAAGATGGTTGCATTGTCACACAGCAAGATCTACTGCACGATTAACGACCACCACTAACAAATGGTGATGAATATGTTGTGCTTGTGTGATCATATATAGATGGATATGAAATGACAAAATCGTCGAAGCATTCATCATATCTTTGTGTTGAAGTGCTAGGGATCAGAGCATCTACCGAGATAGGAGGCAGGGGAGCATCACCTTCCAAGGACTGCACAACTTGTCTCATGCTTGGTCTAGCCGTAGGGTCGGGGTGTGAGCAGAGCAAGCCAAGCTTCAGTACCAACTCCATCTCCTTCACCACATAATCACTTCCCAATTTTGGATCCCTGGCCTCCAGAATCGTCCCCATCTTCCAGCATCCTAGGACCCACTCCACCAGGCCTGGCACCTCGATCGATGGATCGGACTCTATAGGCCTCCTCCCACAAGCAACCTCCAATAGGAAAGCACCGAAGGCATACACATCAGAGCTTGTTGTCGCCTTTCCAGTCATACTGATCTCTGGGGCAAGATAACCGAGTGTCCCAACGATATGGGTGGTCTGAGGATTAGCCCCACGACAGTATAATCTTGCTAGTCCGAAGTCTCCCAACTTCCCATTGAATTCTCCATCAAGTAGGACATTACTGGCCTTGATGTCTCTGTGGATCACCACCTGCTCCCACCCTTCATGCAGATAGTGGAGCCCGGAAGACACATCTTTGATAATTTGAAACCTCTGACTCCAGGTCAATGCTGGCTGCTCTCCATGGAACAGGAACTTATCGAGACTGCCATTGGGCATGTATTCATATACCAATAGGAGTTCCCCTTCGCGCCGACAATAACCAAGGAGCTGCACCAAGTTGCGGTGCCTCAGCCGGCCCATGCTTACAATCTCTGCGACAAATTCCCTCATCCCTTGCCTTGATTCATGAGATATCTTCTTCACTGCAACTTCGGTCGCCGAAGTGGGCAGCACACCTTTGTAAACCTGACCAAAACCACCAAATCCGAGGAGGTTCTCTTCCCTGAAGCCTTTGGTTGCCTTGAAGAGATCCTTATATGGAAACCTATGAGGTCCGAATTCGAGTTCCCAGTCTTCAACTAGCTCTCTgtacttcttcctcttcctctgaaCAAAGAAAATCACAGCTATGGAGAGGAGCAAGAGGACTGCCGCAACTAAGGGCAATGCAATAGTTAGAAGATGAGATATATTCTTCGTGTGTTCTTGGTAAGGAAGTGGTGGAAGCTTCGAGAGATCAAGAGGCTGAGCATTTCCATTCAGGCTAAAGCTCCATCCCAGGATATAATGATACCCTGTGGCTGACCCTGTTGATGCAGAAAAGCCTGCATACATGTCATCTAACAATATTGATGAGAGATCGACCTTCGAAGACACGAGAGGAATATCCGGTTTAGGTACGTTGCTTGGAGATATGGTAACATCCAGTTGCATATCCATGCCGTTGTATTCGATCCAAACTTGCATGGGGTCTCCACTGATCAGCTTCAGACTCTTGAATCGACCGCTCTTGCTGTCAAAATATGCTACCGGAGATGGATTCACAGATATCAAGCTATTAATATCGATGCCAACATGGTTGTCGTTGATGTCGTAGAACTCCACGGTCATCACTGTGTCGAGCTCGATGGCAAATATATGATCGATGGGGTTTCCAATATCTGTTGTGTTGAAGAGGCCGAGATGCTGGCTGGGCATAGCTCCAGGGAGCTCCTTCGAGGGGGAGAGGGCGAAAGCCAGGCCATGGCCGCTGACATCTGGGTACTCCGGTCTGATTGCAAAGACAAACGTAGTATCGAAGGAAAGAGGCTTACCATTGGAAGAGTTCTTGAAATGAAGCAGAGCAGGGTGGAAGGCATGACCCTGTCCTTCCTTTGTGTTGTTGGTCAACATCAAAAGCCCGCCGGAGGTGATCTGTGCTAAGCCGTTCAGGCTCAAGTTTGCACCGGTGAATCCATTGAAGATGATCTCATGGTCGGAGGAGGCTACCAATTTCAGTAGAAGGAATATCACAAGGAGGATCTTGGATACCATGGCTGCTTTTCCAGCATCATAGAAGTATTCCCACTTCTTGGTGGTCTTTATATCTACCTATCTCCTAATTGGACTTACATTCTACCGACTGCTGCTTGACCGGGTCCACACCCAGTCGGTGCTGAGAGGGACGGGGAATTGGATCTCTGAACCATAATTTCACCAATTTTTACTTTGCATCAGAAAGTTATGTGAAGAACACAGCGGCAGTGGCAGTAGTTGGGCTGGTGCATATAAAAGTGCAGCGCTGGAACCGAAGAATGGATGATTTGGATGAGTTGGCTTACCATGAGTTCCAGGCTTAGACTTTTGGAAATCACCAGTTTCATGTGCCAGGTCTctctaaaaaaaacaaaaagagaagacGGACCGAGGCAGTTAATATCTAAGGGCCCGTTTGATGTCTGACATTTCTTCGCTTGCAAAGAATTCTTATGTGAAAAGAAAAagcatctatatatttttatcaatacCGTTGTTAAATTAGAAGATTTAGAGCTAGCTATCAAGACTTTAGACTCTCTAGACACATGTTTATCTGGACacattttttttatctattcttAATGATCAAAGTAAGACTtttaattcaattttttattctttGATTAAGAATTAATAAAATCTTTTCAAATAGGATTCGAACATACAACTAACCAACCATTCTACCATAGAGCTACTATGAAGTAACGAGAGATTCGGCCTTCTGGAGTTACAACTCATATTCTCCACCCATGAACCATGAGTTCAAAACTAACTTCATAAATCTGGAACTTCTGAGTAGTGTATCCATTTCGCAACTGTTTTCCACGTAACAAATAGAAAAGCAGTGACTGGAGTGCGAGAGTTAGAGTCGAAAAGAggattcctcttttttttttttttttttctctcattcgAAACTGAGGTATTGCCAAAACATCTCACCATTGACTCATTCCAATATCAAGGATTGGTAATCAAATAATAGATAGGAAACAGATCAGTTTGAAAGCAAATGACTTATTAGTCATAGAATATTATTTCCACCAGATTTGAATCTAATGGAAAAAATAAAGGAAGATTCAAAGAAATTTGCCCTCTTTTTGGTGAAATAAACAGATCT contains these protein-coding regions:
- the LOC105046372 gene encoding L-type lectin-domain containing receptor kinase IV.1-like, which encodes MVSKILLVIFLLLKLVASSDHEIIFNGFTGANLSLNGLAQITSGGLLMLTNNTKEGQGHAFHPALLHFKNSSNGKPLSFDTTFVFAIRPEYPDVSGHGLAFALSPSKELPGAMPSQHLGLFNTTDIGNPIDHIFAIELDTVMTVEFYDINDNHVGIDINSLISVNPSPVAYFDSKSGRFKSLKLISGDPMQVWIEYNGMDMQLDVTISPSNVPKPDIPLVSSKVDLSSILLDDMYAGFSASTGSATGYHYILGWSFSLNGNAQPLDLSKLPPLPYQEHTKNISHLLTIALPLVAAVLLLLSIAVIFFVQRKRKKYRELVEDWELEFGPHRFPYKDLFKATKGFREENLLGFGGFGQVYKGVLPTSATEVAVKKISHESRQGMREFVAEIVSMGRLRHRNLVQLLGYCRREGELLLVYEYMPNGSLDKFLFHGEQPALTWSQRFQIIKDVSSGLHYLHEGWEQVVIHRDIKASNVLLDGEFNGKLGDFGLARLYCRGANPQTTHIVGTLGYLAPEISMTGKATTSSDVYAFGAFLLEVACGRRPIESDPSIEVPGLVEWVLGCWKMGTILEARDPKLGSDYVVKEMELVLKLGLLCSHPDPTARPSMRQVVQSLEGDAPLPPISVDALIPSTSTQRYDECFDDFVISYPSIYDHTSTTYSSPFVSGGR